A single window of Acetohalobium arabaticum DSM 5501 DNA harbors:
- the rnc gene encoding ribonuclease III, with the protein MITAEYKEKLEELQSKIDIYFADLDLLQRALTHKSYANENRDLNLKDNERLEFLGDSVLDIVVSEYMFNRYPDYPEGKLAKMRASVVSAPTLAAKARELDLGRYLLLGHGEEMTGGRKRSSILADAFEALVGSIYLDQDLDIAEDFIMKLMKVDIESAEAGEHIRDYKTTLQEMIQKRSNARPEYYVIEEKGPDHSKEFTVEVKFNDRSLGEGTGSSKKEAQQQAAKNALKKLK; encoded by the coding sequence ATGATTACTGCAGAATACAAGGAAAAATTAGAAGAACTACAGAGTAAGATAGATATTTATTTTGCTGATCTGGATCTGCTCCAGAGAGCATTGACTCATAAATCCTATGCTAATGAGAATAGAGATTTAAATTTAAAAGATAATGAACGTCTGGAGTTTTTGGGGGATTCAGTATTGGATATCGTAGTTAGTGAATATATGTTCAATAGATATCCTGATTATCCCGAAGGGAAGTTGGCTAAGATGAGGGCTTCGGTAGTCAGTGCTCCTACATTAGCTGCTAAAGCAAGGGAGCTGGATTTAGGCAGGTATCTGTTATTAGGACACGGCGAAGAGATGACCGGCGGCCGTAAGCGAAGTTCAATTTTAGCCGATGCTTTCGAGGCCTTAGTTGGTAGTATCTATCTTGATCAGGATCTGGATATAGCTGAAGACTTTATTATGAAGCTGATGAAGGTTGATATCGAAAGTGCAGAGGCCGGTGAGCATATTAGAGATTATAAGACGACTCTCCAGGAGATGATTCAGAAAAGGTCAAATGCTCGACCGGAGTATTATGTAATCGAAGAAAAAGGTCCTGATCACAGTAAAGAGTTTACAGTAGAGGTTAAGTTTAATGATCGTTCTTTAGGTGAGGGGACTGGATCCAGTAAGAAGGAAGCTCAGCAGCAGGCGGCCAAAAATGCTTTGAAGAAATTAAAGTAG
- a CDS encoding RNA-guided endonuclease InsQ/TnpB family protein: protein MKLAFKFKPNFSHKQLEIVKELSWHCSKLYNTVNYEIKNNEEIKPVYTRLENNFKSNWHTEYLHSHNRQQLFKQLAQDWKSYFNSIEDYNNNPNKYKGKPKPPNFKYLDSNPSEIIFTNLAIRVREDNLLLSLSKEIKSKFQVDSLKFQLLPIIESLTNLDNLQQVRIKRDNLSDNWYLIIIHKVNEKNKAKGNNIMAIDLGLNNLATLTFKDNPESYIIDGKVIKSENRYYNRRITKLQKIRMKQIGNQKFKDTKQIKKLRLKRRNFVADYLHKASKEIVKLATKNNVDTMVIGDIAGIKQNNKHNKHFVAVPIQRLKNLIEYKAKLEGIKVVFVNEAYTSGCSAIDEEKLNKNNYDKSRRIKRGLFKTGNKVINADVNGSLNIMRKYIKNGTPKMVKQIRDMGEVNTPERLRVS, encoded by the coding sequence ATGAAATTAGCATTTAAATTTAAACCTAATTTTAGCCATAAACAACTAGAAATAGTTAAAGAACTGTCTTGGCATTGTTCTAAACTCTATAATACAGTTAACTATGAAATTAAAAATAATGAAGAAATTAAACCTGTCTATACTAGATTAGAAAATAATTTTAAATCTAATTGGCATACTGAATATTTACATAGTCATAATAGACAGCAACTTTTTAAACAATTAGCCCAAGATTGGAAGTCATATTTTAATTCAATAGAGGATTACAATAATAATCCTAACAAATATAAAGGCAAACCAAAACCACCTAACTTCAAATACTTAGATAGTAATCCAAGTGAAATAATCTTTACTAATTTGGCTATCAGAGTTAGAGAGGATAATCTTCTTTTGTCCTTATCTAAAGAGATTAAATCTAAATTTCAGGTGGACAGTCTTAAATTTCAGTTACTTCCAATAATTGAAAGCCTGACTAATTTAGATAATCTCCAGCAAGTGAGGATAAAAAGAGATAACCTTTCTGATAACTGGTATTTAATCATCATTCACAAAGTAAATGAAAAAAATAAAGCTAAAGGAAATAATATAATGGCTATAGATTTAGGTTTAAATAATCTAGCAACTTTAACCTTTAAAGATAATCCAGAAAGCTATATCATTGATGGTAAAGTAATTAAATCAGAAAATAGGTACTATAATAGAAGAATTACTAAACTTCAAAAAATCAGAATGAAACAAATAGGTAATCAAAAATTTAAAGATACCAAACAAATTAAAAAGTTAAGATTAAAAAGAAGGAATTTTGTTGCTGACTATCTACATAAAGCTAGTAAGGAAATAGTTAAATTAGCAACTAAAAATAACGTAGATACTATGGTAATTGGTGATATAGCAGGTATTAAGCAAAATAATAAGCATAATAAACATTTTGTAGCTGTTCCCATCCAGAGACTTAAAAATTTAATAGAGTACAAAGCTAAATTAGAAGGTATTAAAGTTGTTTTTGTAAATGAAGCCTACACTTCTGGTTGTTCTGCAATAGATGAAGAAAAATTAAATAAAAATAACTATGATAAATCTAGACGGATTAAACGAGGACTGTTTAAAACTGGCAATAAAGTGATCAATGCTGATGTAAACGGTTCGCTAAATATAATGAGAAAGTATATTAAAAATGGTACTCCCAAAATGGTAAAACAGATTAGGGATATGGGAGAAGTGAACACTCCCGAAAGATTAAGGGTATCCTAG